Proteins from one Lepidochelys kempii isolate rLepKem1 chromosome 6, rLepKem1.hap2, whole genome shotgun sequence genomic window:
- the LOC140913754 gene encoding olfactory receptor 8U3-like: MGNHSEVTEFILSGLTDRPELQAPLFVVFLLIYGISLVGNGGMILLITIDPRLHTPMYFFLRNLSFCDLCLSLIISPKMLLNFLAERKSISYTACAVQMYLSFVFGDVECLLLAVMAYDRYVAICNPLLYTVSMSRQLCKQLVAGVYAVGVVDSMIYTCCTFRLSFCSSNIINHFFCDVLPLLALSCSDTHINEIVMFALMSCITGSSFVTVLLSYIYIISTILQIRSAEGRRKAFSTCTFHLTTVVLYFGTLLFIYLRPTSSYSMDRDKVASVFYTLVIPMLNPLIYSLRNTEVKDSLRKAMNKLLTKS; encoded by the coding sequence ATGGGAAATCACTCGGAGGTGACTGAGTTCATTCTCTCAGGACTGACAGATCGTCCAGAGCTGCAGGCCCCTCTCTTTGTGGTATTCCTACTGATTTATGGTATCTccctggtggggaatggggggatgatCTTGTTAATCACGATTGATCCCCGACTCCACACacccatgtactttttcctcaggaatttgtctttctgtgacctctgccttTCCTTGATAATTTCTCCTAAGATGCTGCTGAATTTCTTAGCCGAGAGGAAAAGCATTTCTTACACTGCCTGTGCTGTGCAAATGTATCTCTCTTTCGTTTTTGGAGATGTTGAGTGCCTCTTGCTGGCTGTGATGGCGTATGAccgttatgtggccatctgtaaccCGCTGCTCTATACGGTCAGCATGTCCAGGCAGCTTTGTAAacagctggtggctggggtgtatgctgtgggggtggtggattCAATGATATACACGTGTTGTACATTTcggctgtcattctgcagctccaacatcATCAATCATTTCTTCTGTGATGTCCTCCCACTGTTGGCGCTCTCCTGTTCTGACACCCACATCAATGAGATTGTGATGTTTGCTCTGATGAGCTGCATTACAGGGAGCAGCTTTGTGACTGTCCTCCTCTCCTATATCTATatcatctccaccatcctgcagatCCGCTCTGCCGAGGGCCGgcgcaaagccttctccacctgcacttTCCACTTAACCACTGTGGTCCTGTATTTTGGCACCCTCCTCTTCATATATTTGCGTCCCACCTCCAGCTATTCCATGGACAGAGACAAAGTGGCCTCAGTGTTTTACACACTGGTGATCCCCATgttgaaccccctcatctacagcctgagaaacacAGAGGTGAAGGATTCCCTGAGGAAAGCAATGAACAAACTCCTCACCAAATCTTGA
- the LOC140912620 gene encoding olfactory receptor-like protein OLF2 yields MSRQLCKQLVAGAYTVGLVDSMIHTCCTFQLSLWSSNIIKHFFCVIPPLLVLSCSDIRINEIVMFAFMCCIIVSSLVTVLLFYVYIISTILQIYFAKGRRKAFSSCTFHLTSVVMFHGTLLFMYLRPTSSYSMDTDKMVSAFYTLEIPMVNPLIYSLRNMEEHVKDALRNASFPDTSV; encoded by the coding sequence ATGTCCAGGCAGCTTTGTAAACAGCTGGTGGCTGGAGCGTACACTGTGGGGTTGGTGGATTCAATGATACACACATGTTGTACATTTCAGCTGTCACTTTGGAGCTCCAACATCATCAAACATTTCTTCTGTGTCATCCCCCCGCTGCTGGTGCTCTCCTGCTCTGACATCCGCATCAATGAGATTGTGATGTTTGCTTTCATGTGCTGCATTATCGTGAGCAGCCTTGTGACTGTCCTCCTCTTCTATGTCTATATCATCTCTACCATCCTGCAGATCTACTTCGCCAAGGGCCGGCGCAAAGCCTTTTCCTCCTGCACTTTCCACTTGACCTCAGTGGTCATGTTTCACGGCACCCTCCTCTTCATGTATTTACGCCCCACCTCCAGctattccatggacacagacaaaATGGTTTCAGCATTTTACACGCTGGAGATCCCCATGgtgaaccccctcatctacagcctgaggaacatgGAGGAGCATGTGAAGGACGCCTTAAGGAATGCaagtttcccagacacttcagtttaa
- the LOC140913755 gene encoding olfactory receptor 5G9-like — protein sequence MKKGNHSTVTEFLLSGLTDRPELQVPLFVLFLVIYIVTLVGNLGMIVLIKIDSRLHTPMYFFLGNLSFSDLCYSSIISPRMLLNFLAESKRISYNACAVQMYLFGTFGHVDCLLLAVMAYDRYVAICNPLLYTVTMSRWLCHQLVAGVYAVGLLDSMVHTVFTFCLSFCSSNAINHFLCDVPPVLSLSCSDTRVNEIVMFASTGCLVVSSIVIILLSYAYIIITILRIRSAEGRRKAFSTCTSHLTAVAMFHGSLLFMYFRPSTSYSLDTDKIASVFYTVVIPMLNPLIYSLRNKEVKDAHWKVMHKLLTFS from the coding sequence ATGAAAAAGGGAAATCACTCAACGGTGACCGAGTTCCTTCTCTCAGGACTGACAGATCGCCCGGAGCTTCAGGTCCCTCTCTTTGTGTTGTTCCTAGTGATCTACATTGTCACCTTGGTAGGGAATCTGGGGATGATCGTGTTAATCAAGATTGACTCCCGtctccacacccccatgtactttttcctcGGTAATTTGTCTTTCTCTGATCTGTGCTATTCCTCCATAATTTCCCCTAGGATGCTGCTGAACTTCTTAGCCGAGAGTAAAAGGATTTCGTACAATGCCTGCGCTGTGCAAATGTATCTCTTTGGTACTTTTGGTCATGTAGattgcctcctgctggctgtgatGGCATACGAccgttatgtggccatctgtaaccCGCTGCTCTATACAGTCACCATGTCCCGATGGCTCTGTCATCAGCTGGTGGCTGGGGTGTATGCCGTGGGCTTGCTGGACTCAATGGTACACACCGTTTTTACTTTTTGTTTATCATTCTGCAGCTCCAATGCCATCAATCATTTCCTCTGTGATGTTCCTCCGGTATTGTCGCTCTCCTGTTCCGACACACGCGTCAATGAAATTGTGATGTTTGCCTCGACTGGCTGCTTGGTCGTGAGCAGCATTGTGATCATTCTCCTCTCCTACGCATATATCATCATCACCATCCTGCGGATCCGCTCCGCCGAGGGCAGgcgcaaagccttctccacctgcacctcCCACCTGACGGCCGTGGCCATGTTCCATGGCTCCCTCCTCTTCATGTATTTCCGACCCTCCACCAGTTACTCCCTGGACACTGACAAAATAGCCTCTGTGTTCTACACGGTGGTGATCCCCATGCTGAACCCCTtgatctacagcctgaggaacaaggaggtgAAAGATGCCCACTGGAAAGTGATGCACaaattgctcactttctcttGA